The DNA region ATCTGCAGCCGTTTGCTTTCTTGCACAGCTAAAGTCGATATGGCGAATCAGTAGTTCATGCTAGAATAAGCGATTTCTCGGTCTTACAGATGGTCTGTTGGTCATTTCCGTTCTTTCGCTACTTAAGATCCACTGTAGTTGATACTTGTGTTTCTCTTGATTATACATTCTGGTCGACATGATAATTTGATTGACCAAGGTCTAATaacaatcaaaatcaaccGAGACCAGTTCATTTAGATGGAGAAACATCAACGAGCAAGTATAACTTTCGATGAATGTACACAAAGTAAAGAGGATAACAGTACATACTGCATGTAAGTTCAACAGTTATGATTTTGAAGAACGAAAGCCGAAAGAACAGACTTCCCCAGCGTTGGTCAGTTCACCTTCCCTCTGATTTCACGAGCTGTGAGAACACTTGGCTGATCGAGACTTCACCCTCGCTTGAAGCATCAAACTGAGCAGCTGCAAGAATCCTGTCAACATGACTCAGACTGCTCAGTTCAGAAGATAGCTCGCTGATCATAATTGTATTACTGTGTTCCTTATCCCTTTGCATGCCTGCCTCCTGAAGCTGAAGGGCGTACTCAAGATTCCATAAGACGTCAGCCATGGAGGGCCTGTCGACCCCGAAGTCAGCCAAACATTTCTCAGCTGTTTCCCCGAACTTCCGAAGAGAAATTGCCTTAATCTTCCCTGCAAGGGCGGGGTCTATGATTTGCTCCAGTTGCCCCTTCTTCTGCCACATCATTGCCCATTCTGCCAAGTTCACCATGTCCCTAGGGAGGGACGGATCGATAACGGGCCTTGCACATAGAACCTCAAATAGGACTACCCCAAAGGAATAAACATCAGACTTCTCAGTTAGCTGCTGCCTCCGGAAATATTCCGGGTCTAAGTACCCAAAGCTCCCCTTTACAGCAGTGGTCACATGGGTCTGGTCTAAGTCCGGCCCTGCCTTGGAGAGCCCGAAATCAGCCATCTTTGCCATGAGGTTCTCGTCTAGCAAGATGTTTGCAGACTTCACGTCACGGTGGATCACGGCCTTTGCATGGCTAGTGTGGAGGTAGTGGAGCCCACGGGCCGCCCCAATGCAGATCTCAAGCCGCTCCTTCCAACCCAGGCTAGGAAGCTCATGGCCATATAGCCGGCTCTTCAGGGTCCCATTCTCCATGTACTCGTAAATCAAGATCATCTCGTTATTTTCATCACAATAACCAATCAAAGAGACCAGATGCCGGTGGCGGAACTGTGAGAGCATCTCGATCTCAGTCCGAAACTCTGCAAGGCCCTGCTGGGACCGGGAATTCCCTCTCTTAACAGCCACTCTTGTCCCATCGCTCAAGGATCCCTTGTAGACTTTCCCAAACCCGCCGATCCCAATGATCTCACTCTCGCCGAAATTTTTTGTTGCTTCCTGAATGGCTATAAATGGGAATCGGTACCCAAAATAGTGGGCGGGACTAGCAGTTGTCACCGTTCCATTAGAGTACTTGCTTCCCATAGAACGAGAGGGCGTCCCCCCTTCAGTCGATAAAGGAATCCACGACTTTGACAGTTCTGAATTTGCAGTTCTCCTTTGGCTCCTCCTCAGGCAAAGCAGATATCCGATCCCTACAAAAAGTACTAATGCAACAAACACTCCTCCACTGACACCAGCAATTAAGAAAACACTCTTTCCCGAGCTCGAACTTGAAGGAGCTCCATTGCCATCGGTCAGCTTCATGATTTCCAGCCCATTAAGAATCGCATTCTGGTTACTTGCAAACCGTTTAGATGGCCCAACTTTGACTAGGATCTTATTGCTCTCTGACACTGGGGTTACTATATCAAAGTAATAGGCCGCAGCCAAAGTGTTGGATGAGATTCTACTCAAATCGAGGTCAGGAGCAACAACTGATGAGTCGATATAGACACTGAAGTATAGAAGGTTAAGAGATTTGCTCACAATGTCACATAGATGGAACCGAACAAGGTGCCTGGCCCCCACATCGATGGTAAACTCCCACGTAACATTGATGTTGTTATTGAGACTGCCCTGTGTATTCATCTCTGCTACGGTGCCATACACTGATCTGGGTGCAATGTCTTGTGTTGCCATTCCAGGAACATACTTGACGGCTCCTATGTTTGAGAAGTTTTTCGCCAGGTTACTGTTAATCAGGAATGGGCTGTCGGGGACCCAAGTCCGGAATAGCGTGTCATTCCGGAATGAGACTAGGGGCCCGCCCATGTTCACCCTCCAGACTGTCTCCAGGGTCTGGCCTGTTAGGCCCCCAAACTTTCCAGGGGGAAGAGTTCCCGCTTCATCTACTATAATCTCGTCGGGCATGGATACCACTTCTAGTGCATTCAGGAAAGCAAACGACCCAGTAGAGGGCATGATTGTAATGACAAAGGTGCCCGAGGTCACGTTTACGGAAAATTCCCTCATAATGGCACTGCTGACACTGAAATCATTCAGAAGAACAGAGTCTTGAACCAACACCGCAAATTTCATCGTGCTCATATCGAAACCATCATAAGGGAATGGGTTGAGATAGAGCCGGATCCAGTGCCTCCCAGTCCGGGAGATAAAGAAGGTGTACTTTGTGGTGCCAGTGAAGATTCTGGCGGTTTGGTAGAGCTGAGAGTATTCGGATGAAGGGACAGAGTTCGAGGTTTCAGCCAGGACATTCTGTGGGGTAGAGAGGAAGTTCGAGGCTGATTGATCGGCTAGGAAAATCCGACCGCCGACTGTGGTATTGGTCTGTGATCCACAGTCTATGAGGTAACTGTCCGGAGGAGTATATCCGTGAGAAATCCAAACCAGACACGGCAGCAAAACTGCTAGAGCCGGAAGAAACTGCCAGGTTCTCCTGTTACTCATCCTGCAAGAACGCAGAGAGAGATGAGGAGTTTAAGAAACGGGTTCTTTCTGGAAAAATGAATCCTAACCTGGAAGATTAAGAACTCAACGAACCGACTGACAAGTTACCGGACATAAGCATCAATGACACAGAAAACAGTTACACGTACTGGAAAGAAGTACCCGagtaaaataactaaaaagtAACACATATGCTGATCAAGAACATCGACAAACTGAGGTGGGATGATGAGAAATGGCACCTTCAGATTCAACCGAGCAGAGCGGGAGAGAACCAGATGAACGAAATCGTGAAACGCTCGGAACTGAACCAAGGGAAGAGACGGTTGTTGTGTACACAAATGTTGCAAGAACAGGAGCTAGTTTAGTATGGAATTAGGTAAGTGTAGACAAGTCAATGGCTGCTGGAGAAAAAATGGGTGAAAGTGAAAGACGACCAAATTGAGATTAAGTGGATTGACTGACCTGGTCTTTGATAAAATCCAAGTCTCTGATGGGTTGATTGATTGGTTTCAATAGAATAATAATCATAGAGAACAGAGACGAAGAAATGGCAGTTCTTTGAAAGAAGAGACAACATTAAATCGATTGACAGAGTAATTTAAcggttgatttgatttggaAGAAGAGAAATAACTGCCatgtataaaaatatattttttgtcctacaaaatcagctgataatataaaaaactTTGACAGTACTATGTCttagaaatttattttttgaagtaAGGACATCGTAAATTGGATTTAATTCTTGTATCTTACAAATCTGTCACATGCATTTTAATGCCACACGCGTATGTATAACCTGTCTgtgcaaatttttttataaatataatattccTGGCAATCCTCCCTTTCCTATGaacattaatttttgtttaatttctctcgtatatatatatataaactaataaaagaaaaggaactaTTGGGGTTCTTTCTGATTACTATCATGAGAACGAAGAAAGCTGCATTAAGTTATGAACAAATCCTCGCCCAAAGACGAAAAAGCGTatgaacaaaaaataaaaattgagggACCATAATTTTGAAGACCAGTTCAAACATGCAATGCCCGTTTGTAAGCCGGCTACATATTAAAAAACTACGGAGAAAAGGAAAGGGGCGAGTACAGAAGCATACCTTCTCATTTAAGAATCAAAATGTTTAATTCTTATCATTAAGACTGTATGTGCctatttatttagaatttagATTTCTATTTCCTTATTGTAGGCATCCTTCGTAACCGATTAGTTAGTAGAGCTCCACTCTTGCAATTGGATCGTTGCAATTACATGTTGAATGTCCAATCGTCCAGGCGGTAATGATATATCCACATATGTGAATTCATTGGGATCGAGATGACGATGAGTTTAGACCTTTGGAGTCTTGATGTAGTTTGGCTCAAATTAAACATTCCGCAACGAAATCTGGATCCATATAGTTACGGCATGTGGAAGTTCCTATGAAGGTCGAACAAGCATATGCTTTGTGGACCCATGCATACTCTTTTACCAGTCAAaatattatacatacatacagaTACACATATCAAAGCATGGAGAGAGAATATCATTTTTGTGGCACATATTATATAAGATATGTAGGCAAAGGACAAAAGAATCCATTGGTATGGGCCAATGGCCAACGAGTAAATACAACCGTTTATGCCCTAATCTAAATTAGCCTAATCCTAAGAGAGGTCATTTCCTCATCTTTCTCAGTTTCTTTTTCTATGATTTTATAAGTTATAGCATCAGCTAATAATAGACAGGTACTCGGAATTAGCTGGTGGCTGGAAGCTTTGAATATGTCAAGTGAGGCCGGCTTTCGTTACATAGAATGCAACTAGTATTGTACATTATGATCTCTGAAGGAAGCTATTGTATCAGCATCAATTGTTTGTTGTAGCTTTAggtacatatatgtatgtataatatacctatatataatattggttGGTAAAATTGAGCTTTCACCAAAAGATTACATAAAACTTAAAAAGTCATGGTGCTCCGAGAAATTCCATGTTGCAAGCCATGTCCAAGTGGAGATGATTATATATGCCTTATATACTCCAAGCGtatcttaattatatatatatatgctctctctctaaataaattaaaataggataaacaaaaaagaattaatagtAATTGCTTTGTTACTTCtaataattatgttttatTAACTGGGAAAAATCGAATTATCATAAgttatttttgttataaaaaaaatttgtactaAGTCAATGTTAATAAGAACGGAAGTCCGTAAATTTTTTATCTAGTGATAAGCAAGCCTGGAAGAATTTAATAATGGCAGAGATTACTAAATGAAACAGTTTTCTCGGTGATAAGGTCTCCGAAGAAGTTCTTGtttcaataaaaattgcaTATCAGGAATTAAGCAATGTGATGAATAATCTATAGTGCTGGACTGATCATTGAGTTCACCTGCATAACACTTCTTAATTCAGGATTTGAGGCAGGATATGTAGTCTAGGCATAATATCCAGTCTGGACTGATATAATCGGGCTAAGTTTGGAGAGAGACGAGACCGTCATTCCTGGGCCCAAATGGGCCTTTCCTGGGCTTTCTGATGGGCAATTTGTGGGCCTACACCTACTGCCAATCTGAATTATCggattttccatttttttctaattaattaaaagctAGTTTATTGTCGCAATCTCATAAATGAAGGGTATTGTCAGGTCTTGCTAATGGTCCGTATTGAACTATAATGTTCATAGTTGGAAGTACTTCCAAACTATCTTACCATCACATTAATTAAGTTCTCATATATCGTAAGCTGCTCGGAAGTAGAACCTGGCATCTTCTCCGAAATCCACCACCGAAGCGCATGTGGGACTAGCCGGTGACCGAACacgtaatatatatgtgatatctACTCGACCATAATGTCACGGTTGGGCGCGTTTATTTCGTGCATGAccatcaattattattatttgtcaTGGTTGGGCGCGTTTATTTCATCCTTCGACACTGCCAACGCACAAGAGGCCAATGTCAATCCACTTTTTCACGGGATCCCCATTGACTCTTTAAGTGTGTGGTGTACTTTGTCTGAGGGAGAGATTGTGTGTTTAATGAAGCAATTGGTAGCTGGCTAGCAACTCCTACCTGATTATGCATGAccatcaattattattatttgtcaCATGATCGAGTTGCAGGGTTTCGTGAGCTCCACCGtaataatatatcaaaagtttacaaaaaattatacatattacatatataattgaCAATCAACTGATGGTTTCtctaaagaaaaaagaaagtttcGATGAACacaaaaattggaaaagaagTAATGCACTCATACTCAGTACTGTCCCATAGATTACATACGCAAGACCTGTTCAAAGCCGCGTGCATTATATCATATGTCAAGATACGTAAATGGTCAATTTAATTGTAATAGACTGGGACGACCTTCAAATGCTATACCAACATGCATGCATAGCTTGACTCTGGTCCTCGTCTTGTCTCAACTCTGTGCGTGGCCCCGAAATGGACAGGGACATAGCATGATCGTTTCAAGAGGCAAGCGTGTTAGATGGGCGAAATTATTAATGAAGTCAAGAAGACCTCTAAATGAATGGCCTATATATTGTGTTTATCTATTTGATTGTGGACCCGCGCTACACGCGGTCCTATTacctaatttttatatttttttttgagttaaTTACACCAATAAttcaaaaagtttcatgaatatttcaggttgatccaaaatatttttttggtaacttgttaatataaaaagtttcaaaaccgtttcaataTAGTgtattccatcaatttttcctgacgccgttaacattttactGACGTGAcacgtcctatgtgtcacttttattACGttgaaccaatcatagtgcacCACGTTATTTAATAAgacataaaatttgaaaaagtccaataaaaacaaagataaaaaaacaaaaaaatagtaaaaatttagaaaaataaaaaataaaaatattattttaaatttttaaaaacttttaaaaataattttaaacttttaattttaattttaaattttaattctaaatttaaaatttaaaattatttttattatttttattattttaaattttaaattttaaattatttttaaaaaaaattaaattttttaaaaaaaaacttttaaaaataatttttattattttttagtttttatttattttatgtatttttattggactttttcagattttatgtcatcttaaatgacgtgacgcacaatgattggttccacgtatcAAAAGTGACATATAGGACGCGCTACGTCAGTAAAATGTTAATGGCGTCAGgggcaattgacggaatgcactacattgaaacggttttgaaactttttgtaccaacaagttataaaaaaaaatattttagaccaacctgaaatattcataattctatttttttacctaaatattttcatatgttaatttattgtgtagattttttttgagaaaattatatatttcatttcattgtatcttaatattatgaattctgaattttttaaaagacaTGAGTACTCTTAGtcttatataataaaaaagtttgagaaaaaataatgtgaTATTGAAAATTGTAATGAGAGGAGAGAGGAAGGAGTAACCCCGAGATGGAGAGAGGAATGGGACTGGGAGAGAAatagaaagagaaaagagtTATAAGTGGGGTAAAAATTGAagagggaggagagagaaataGAGGGAAGGTAGGGGGTGAGTTTCCCGTAATTAagaagtagaagaagaagatattatgcgtgtatttatttatgtacCGTTCTCGACCAAGATGCATATTAACAAAGAATGAAGAAATAGATATAA from Punica granatum isolate Tunisia-2019 chromosome 3, ASM765513v2, whole genome shotgun sequence includes:
- the LOC116202072 gene encoding receptor-like protein kinase HERK 1 → MSNRRTWQFLPALAVLLPCLVWISHGYTPPDSYLIDCGSQTNTTVGGRIFLADQSASNFLSTPQNVLAETSNSVPSSEYSQLYQTARIFTGTTKYTFFISRTGRHWIRLYLNPFPYDGFDMSTMKFAVLVQDSVLLNDFSVSSAIMREFSVNVTSGTFVITIMPSTGSFAFLNALEVVSMPDEIIVDEAGTLPPGKFGGLTGQTLETVWRVNMGGPLVSFRNDTLFRTWVPDSPFLINSNLAKNFSNIGAVKYVPGMATQDIAPRSVYGTVAEMNTQGSLNNNINVTWEFTIDVGARHLVRFHLCDIVSKSLNLLYFSVYIDSSVVAPDLDLSRISSNTLAAAYYFDIVTPVSESNKILVKVGPSKRFASNQNAILNGLEIMKLTDGNGAPSSSSSGKSVFLIAGVSGGVFVALVLFVGIGYLLCLRRSQRRTANSELSKSWIPLSTEGGTPSRSMGSKYSNGTVTTASPAHYFGYRFPFIAIQEATKNFGESEIIGIGGFGKVYKGSLSDGTRVAVKRGNSRSQQGLAEFRTEIEMLSQFRHRHLVSLIGYCDENNEMILIYEYMENGTLKSRLYGHELPSLGWKERLEICIGAARGLHYLHTSHAKAVIHRDVKSANILLDENLMAKMADFGLSKAGPDLDQTHVTTAVKGSFGYLDPEYFRRQQLTEKSDVYSFGVVLFEVLCARPVIDPSLPRDMVNLAEWAMMWQKKGQLEQIIDPALAGKIKAISLRKFGETAEKCLADFGVDRPSMADVLWNLEYALQLQEAGMQRDKEHSNTIMISELSSELSSLSHVDRILAAAQFDASSEGEVSISQVFSQLVKSEGR